A region of the Candidatus Eisenbacteria bacterium genome:
CCGCAATCTTCGAGGGATACCCGCCCATCACGGGCGCGGGCTCTTCATCGAGAACGGCGGGATGTTCTACATCGACGCCGGGGCGCATCCGGAGTTCTGTACCCCCGAATGCGACGACCCGCTCGACGTGGTCCGCTACATCCGCGCGGGCGAGCGGATCGTGCGCGGGCTCGCCGAGGAACTCCGCGGGGAAGGAGCGTCGGCGCGCCGCGTCTTCCTCACGAAGGGGAACATCGACTATTCGGGAAGCAAGAACACGTGGGGATGCCACGAGTCGTACGGCTATCAGTGCCGCCCGGGCCTCATGGCGGAACAGATCGCGCCGCACCTCGTGAGCCGGATCGTCTTCACGGGCGCGGGGGGGTTCGATCCGCATTCGGCGGGGATCGTCTTCTCCCTCTCCCCCCGCGTCTATTATCTCGAGCGCGGATCCTCCGAGGTGGCGAGAGGCCGCGCGATCGTTCATCGCAAGAACGAGCCTCTCTCCGCAGGGTTCAACCGTCTGCACCTCGTCTGTGGGGAGAGCCTCTCCTCCGACCTCGCCTCGTGGCTTAAGATCGGAACGACCGCGCTCGTCGTCGCGTTGATCGACCGCGGCCTCTCCCCCGCGGCGCGCGCCGCGCCGCTCACTCCTTACCGCGCGATGAAGGCGTTCGCCAAGGACCCGACGTGCCGCGTCTCCGTGCCGACGCGATCCGGAAGAGAGACGGCGATCTCTCTCCAGCGCCGCTTTCTCGAAGCGGCGGAGGCGCATCTCGGCGATGGAACACTCCCTCCGTGGGCGGGGAAGCTGTGCGCCGCGTGGCGCCGCGTGCTCGACGACCTCGAGGCGGATCCCGCGCGGCTCTCCGCGTCCCTCGATTGGGCGATCAAGAGAAGCCTCTACGAGCACCGCGCGCGCGAAGCGGGGATCGATCTCGATTCGATCTCCGTTTGGAACACCGTTCTCCCGAGGCTCATGCACACGGTCCGTTCTTCCCCCTTCCGCGGAAGACGCGTGTTGGTCGAGGAGGTTCTTGCACCGACCGCTCCCGAGCCGGTTCGGGACTTCGTCGAGAAGTCGGCCCCTCTCCTCCGCCGACACGGGACGCGATGGGAAGACCTCCGCCCGCTCGTCGATCTCCGAAGGGAGCTCTTCGAGATCGAGACGCGGTTCCCGGAGCTCTCCGACGAGGGGATCTTCGCGGCGCTCGACCGGGCGGGAGTTCTCCGGCACCGGGTTCCGGATCTCGGCGACGTGGACCGCGCCCTCCACGAGCCGCCGGAGAGAGGGAGGGCGCGGATCCGCGGGCGGGAAGTGAGGCGCCTCGCGGGCGAGCCGCGGAACGGCTACCTGTGCGATTGGGACCGGATCGGCGACATCCGGAGAAGACAGGTGCTCGACCTCTCGGATCCGTACGCCGAGAGCGCGGAGTGGAAGCCGATCGGCGAGGCTCCGCCGGAGCGGATCCGGCTCTTTCCGTTTTGAGCCCGACGGTTGCGCGTGTTCTCCAGCCGGCGCGGATCTTCCTTCGCGCCCTCGCGCCCCGAGTGCTCCCTCAAAGGCCCGTCCCTCGGAGACGGGCGCCCTCATCGATCGATCGAGGGGACGCCCCTGAGGGCCAAGACCCATAACGCGCTTTCCGACAACGTTTTCGAGCGCTCGCCCGTTTCGGAGCTCTCCCCCGGCTGTTGATTCGCCCCCGCCCGAGCGCTTCCGCACCCACGAATCGGGCTTGACGGTTGTTGGCAATTTTGCCAAAATGCCAACAACCTGGAGGGA
Encoded here:
- a CDS encoding proteasome accessory factor PafA2 family protein, which translates into the protein MSFPLMGVETEYAISGFDAAGSAVGSGALAEAMLRTAFRNLRGIPAHHGRGLFIENGGMFYIDAGAHPEFCTPECDDPLDVVRYIRAGERIVRGLAEELRGEGASARRVFLTKGNIDYSGSKNTWGCHESYGYQCRPGLMAEQIAPHLVSRIVFTGAGGFDPHSAGIVFSLSPRVYYLERGSSEVARGRAIVHRKNEPLSAGFNRLHLVCGESLSSDLASWLKIGTTALVVALIDRGLSPAARAAPLTPYRAMKAFAKDPTCRVSVPTRSGRETAISLQRRFLEAAEAHLGDGTLPPWAGKLCAAWRRVLDDLEADPARLSASLDWAIKRSLYEHRAREAGIDLDSISVWNTVLPRLMHTVRSSPFRGRRVLVEEVLAPTAPEPVRDFVEKSAPLLRRHGTRWEDLRPLVDLRRELFEIETRFPELSDEGIFAALDRAGVLRHRVPDLGDVDRALHEPPERGRARIRGREVRRLAGEPRNGYLCDWDRIGDIRRRQVLDLSDPYAESAEWKPIGEAPPERIRLFPF